GGTAGAGCACGTTGGTGCTATCGGTCGTCGCGTTGCGGAACACGAGGAACTCCGCCTGCTCCTCGTCGATCGCAATCACCGCTTCTTCCACCGTCAAAGGTTTGATCACGAACCGTCGGCTCTCGACCACGCGACGATCGGCGGGCGAGACATTCCGCTCCGAGGAGATGACGTTGAACGTGCCCACTCCCTGGAAACGTGCAGCCCGACGACGTTTCTTGTGAATCCGCTTCTCCGTTTGCCTCTTCGCCTGGGCCTCGAGCTTCTCGATCGCCTGGGTGACCGACGCCTTGATGTCCTCCGAAGCCTCCTTGGCGGAGAGGTGGACATTGCCGCGGCAGTGGACGTTCACTTCCGCTATCTGCCGGTATTTCTCCGTCGACAAAGTGACGTGTACGTCGGTAATGCCGTCGATGTAGCGGCCGATCTTCTGTACTCGTGATTCGATGTGAGATTTCAGCCTGGCGGGTACGTCGACGTGCCTGCCGGTTATCTTTATCACCATATCTTCCCTCGAAAATCGAGCACGCGCGCCCCGGCGTCACGAGGCGAAGGGGCTGCTATAGAGATTCTTTCGCTGATTGGAAGGAGGTATACGCAGCTCTTCACGATATTTGGCGATGGTCCGGCGGGCGAGAACGAGTCCTTCATCTTCGAGAATCTTCACGATCTTCGAGTCCGACAGGGGCTTCTTCGGATTCTCCTCTTCTACGATCTTCCGGATTCTCCGCTTGATGGTGACGGAAGAGACGTGCTCTCCGTCCCTGCTCGCGATGCCGCTGTGAAAGAAGTATTTCATCTCGAAGACGCCCTGAGGCGTGTGCATGTACTTGTTGCTCACCACTCGAGAGACCGTAGACTCGTGCATTTCGATGTCGTTTGCCACGTCCCGCAGCACCATGGGCCTCAGATGCTCCACGCCATTGTCGAGAAAGTCGATCTGCTGCCGTACGATGCTGTTGGCTACTTTATAGATGGTCTTCTGGCGTTGATCGA
Above is a window of Vicinamibacteria bacterium DNA encoding:
- the raiA gene encoding ribosome-associated translation inhibitor RaiA; its protein translation is MVIKITGRHVDVPARLKSHIESRVQKIGRYIDGITDVHVTLSTEKYRQIAEVNVHCRGNVHLSAKEASEDIKASVTQAIEKLEAQAKRQTEKRIHKKRRRAARFQGVGTFNVISSERNVSPADRRVVESRRFVIKPLTVEEAVIAIDEEQAEFLVFRNATTDSTNVLYRRPDGNFGLIAPER